A region from the Thauera humireducens genome encodes:
- a CDS encoding NAD(P) transhydrogenase subunit alpha produces the protein MPLTLGVISETAPGERRLSVVPDVVKKYLGLGARVVLQQGAGVPAHFPDAVFADVTFAASAAEVCAQSDVVFCVQPPTEDVIAQLKPGSVLLGMLQPWASAARARQLAEGQITAFALELLPRISRAQSMDALSSQGAVAGYECALIAADHSPKFFPMLTYAAGTIRPAKVLVIGCGVAGLQTIATARRIGAMVEAYDVRPETREQVESLGAKFVDTGVSAAGTGGYARELTEEEKARQAERLAKAVAQCDALITTAAIPGKPAPRIITAEMVAKMKPGAVVVDMAAETGGNVEGTVAGEKVWIHDVLVIGPVNIPSRMPVHASEMYAKNLFNFISPFIQDGALALDWDDEVMAGACLTHAGEVRHAGVKQVLGL, from the coding sequence ATGCCCCTGACCCTTGGTGTCATCAGCGAGACAGCGCCCGGCGAACGACGGCTGTCGGTCGTACCGGATGTCGTGAAGAAGTATCTGGGCCTGGGGGCCCGGGTGGTGTTGCAACAGGGCGCGGGAGTGCCGGCGCACTTTCCGGACGCGGTGTTTGCGGACGTGACGTTTGCCGCGAGCGCGGCCGAGGTGTGCGCGCAGTCGGACGTGGTGTTCTGCGTGCAACCGCCGACCGAGGACGTGATTGCGCAGCTGAAGCCGGGCAGCGTGCTGCTGGGCATGCTGCAGCCGTGGGCGAGCGCCGCGCGCGCGCGCCAGCTGGCCGAAGGCCAGATCACCGCGTTCGCGCTCGAACTCCTGCCGCGCATCTCGCGCGCGCAGAGCATGGATGCGCTGTCCTCGCAGGGCGCCGTGGCGGGCTACGAGTGCGCGCTGATCGCCGCCGACCATAGTCCGAAGTTCTTCCCGATGCTCACCTACGCCGCCGGCACGATCCGCCCGGCCAAGGTGCTGGTGATCGGCTGTGGCGTGGCGGGGTTGCAGACCATCGCCACCGCGCGGCGCATCGGCGCCATGGTCGAGGCCTACGACGTGCGGCCCGAGACGCGCGAGCAGGTCGAGTCGCTGGGCGCCAAGTTCGTCGACACCGGCGTGTCGGCGGCGGGCACGGGCGGCTACGCGCGCGAGCTCACCGAGGAAGAGAAGGCCAGGCAGGCCGAGCGCCTGGCCAAGGCCGTCGCGCAGTGCGATGCGCTCATCACCACCGCGGCGATTCCGGGCAAGCCCGCGCCGCGCATCATCACCGCCGAGATGGTGGCAAAGATGAAGCCGGGCGCGGTCGTCGTCGACATGGCGGCCGAGACCGGCGGCAACGTCGAAGGCACGGTGGCGGGCGAGAAGGTCTGGATCCACGACGTGCTCGTGATCGGGCCGGTCAACATCCCCAGCCGCATGCCGGTGCATGCGTCCGAGATGTACGCCAAGAACCTGTTCAACTTCATCTCGCCCTTCATCCAGGACGGCGCGCTCGCGCTCGACTGGGACGACGAGGTGATGGCCGGCGCCTGCCTCACGCACGCGGGCGAGGTGCGCCACGCCGGCGTCAAGCAGGTCCTGGGGCTGTAA
- a CDS encoding electron transfer flavoprotein-ubiquinone oxidoreductase, with translation MERESMEFDVLIVGGGPAGLSAAIRLKQLAAEKGQEISVCLIEKAAEIGAHILSGAVMDPQALTELIPDWKERGAPLKTAVTEDKVLFLTETGARQAPNGLLPDCLVNHGNYIVRLGNVVKWLGEQAEALGVEVYPGFAGAEILFDEAGAVKGVATGDMGLNRDGTPGPHHQPGMELHAKYTLFAEGCRGHLGKQLEARYTLREGADPQTYGIGIKELWEVKPEHHRPGLVVHTAGWPMDNATYGGGFVYHLEDNLVAVGYVVGLNYSNPHLSPFEEMQRYKTHPEIRKYLDGGKRLAYGARAIAAGGLQSLPRLIFPGGGLIGDDAGFLNAARIKGSHAAIKSGMLAAEAAFEALAQQRQRDALTAYPAAFRDSWLYAELHKTRNFKPYMKKGLYLGSLLFGIDQVLFKGKVPWTLRNTADHTALKPAAECAKIDYPKPDGVLTFDRLSSVFLSNTNHEEEQPCHLQLKDAGTPIAINLARYDAPEQRYCPAGVYEIVHEEAGPRLQINAQNCVHCKTCDIKDPTQNINWVVPQGGEGPIYQGM, from the coding sequence ATCGAACGTGAATCGATGGAATTCGACGTGCTGATCGTCGGCGGCGGCCCTGCGGGGCTGTCGGCGGCGATCCGCTTGAAGCAGCTGGCCGCCGAGAAGGGTCAGGAGATCTCGGTGTGCCTGATCGAGAAGGCGGCCGAGATCGGCGCGCACATCCTGTCGGGCGCGGTGATGGACCCGCAGGCGCTCACCGAGCTGATCCCCGACTGGAAGGAACGGGGCGCCCCGCTCAAGACCGCGGTCACCGAGGACAAGGTGCTGTTCCTGACCGAGACCGGCGCGCGCCAGGCCCCCAACGGGCTGCTGCCGGACTGCCTGGTGAACCACGGCAACTACATCGTGCGCCTGGGCAACGTGGTGAAGTGGCTGGGCGAGCAGGCCGAGGCGCTGGGCGTGGAGGTGTATCCGGGCTTTGCCGGGGCCGAGATCCTGTTCGACGAGGCGGGCGCGGTGAAGGGCGTCGCCACCGGCGACATGGGGCTGAACCGTGACGGCACGCCGGGTCCGCACCACCAGCCGGGCATGGAGCTGCACGCCAAGTACACGCTGTTCGCCGAAGGCTGTCGCGGCCACCTGGGCAAGCAGCTCGAGGCCCGCTACACACTGCGCGAAGGTGCCGACCCGCAGACCTACGGCATCGGCATCAAGGAGCTGTGGGAAGTGAAGCCCGAGCACCATCGCCCGGGCCTGGTGGTGCACACGGCCGGCTGGCCGATGGACAACGCCACCTACGGCGGCGGCTTCGTCTATCACCTCGAGGACAACCTGGTGGCGGTGGGCTACGTGGTCGGGCTCAACTACAGCAACCCGCATCTGTCGCCCTTCGAGGAGATGCAGCGCTACAAGACCCACCCCGAGATCCGCAAGTATCTCGACGGCGGCAAGCGCCTGGCCTATGGCGCGCGCGCGATCGCCGCGGGCGGCCTGCAGAGCCTGCCGCGGCTGATCTTCCCGGGCGGCGGCCTGATCGGCGACGACGCCGGTTTCCTCAACGCCGCGCGCATCAAGGGCAGCCACGCCGCGATCAAGTCGGGCATGCTCGCGGCCGAGGCCGCGTTCGAAGCGCTCGCGCAGCAGCGCCAGCGCGACGCACTGACCGCCTACCCGGCGGCCTTCCGCGACTCCTGGCTGTACGCCGAGCTGCACAAGACGCGCAACTTCAAGCCCTACATGAAGAAGGGCCTGTACCTCGGCTCGCTGCTGTTCGGCATCGACCAGGTGCTGTTCAAGGGCAAGGTGCCCTGGACGCTGCGCAACACGGCCGACCACACCGCGCTCAAGCCCGCGGCCGAGTGCGCGAAGATCGACTACCCGAAGCCCGATGGCGTGCTGACCTTCGACCGGCTCTCGTCGGTGTTCCTGTCGAACACCAACCACGAGGAGGAGCAGCCCTGCCACCTGCAGTTGAAGGACGCGGGCACGCCGATCGCGATCAACCTCGCGCGCTACGACGCGCCCGAGCAACGCTACTGCCCGGCCGGGGTGTACGAGATCGTGCACGAAGAGGCCGGCCCGCGCCTGCAGATCAACGCGCAGAACTGCGTGCACTGCAAGACCTGCGACATCAAGGACCCGACGCAGAACATCAACTGGGTCGTCCCGCAGGGGGGCGAAGGGCCGATCTACCAGGGCATGTAG